In Ostrea edulis chromosome 4, xbOstEdul1.1, whole genome shotgun sequence, a single window of DNA contains:
- the LOC125670958 gene encoding E3 ubiquitin-protein ligase TRIM56-like produces MDSISSKITDEFLTCSICFEIYKDPKILPCLHSFCKTCIENFTRKEDRKTKHSCPLCRENFKIPNDCTDALKTNFCLKNLIELVTLGRQEVTKLCSFCTLLGKQVEASAQCLTCKDLLCSECADHRHRSTRLTLNHRVVTIAEVETGKYNDEIRSKQHIPCSEHTEEYLKYFCDTCDVPICRDCIVLRHQGHKYIAPSEARKTMDDRFGTLMGSLQENLGKLKSGKENVEHALNTLEVERKMFQKKLEERFNVVVANVKRSKKSTENDFDRIVKSKQESLHKQGEYIDIESKELHETISFCSNILRCGSDIEILAMKTEISERLSKFQSLKNKESCTIKEFDLPTFKMNTDGKVFGLVLQKRKEDKGNSNMERFIPETSVKDIDGKGAYASKVEENKNMSHPLCLKCSQILECKEREDKQNPGYTCVAWVDKEKIAVVDQRNQKLKLLALPTNDIKSMVLSECMVVVAFKDGIASKMGKELIVMNKSMVKEKEFSGVSTLLTCHPNSAEVSWISGLDKICVYKEKELKEVLIHDQNTPVKFGNPKFGHVLSNGMFIVSDWAQDCVIILRKSGYIERKKCCSPGAISSDMSNNIYVCDYRQSLVVVFKVSGETLTKYYIDSFLPNPRSIAVNRNGRILISNDRTVVLAELK; encoded by the coding sequence ATGGACTCAATATCTTCAAAAATAACTGACGAGTTTCTGACGTGTTCTATTTGTTTCGAGATTTACAAAGATCCAAAAATATTACCATGCTTgcattcattttgtaaaacgtgCATCGAAAACTTCACACGGAAGGAAGATCGGAAAACCAAACATAGTTGCCCCCTGTGCAgagaaaacttcaaaattccTAACGATTGCACAGatgctttaaaaacaaatttctgcTTAAAAAATCTTATTGAGCTTGTCACCTTGGGCAGACAGGAAGTGACAAAATTGTGTTCATTTTGCACTTTGTTGGGTAAACAAGTTGAAGCATCTGCACAATGTCTTACATGTAAAGATTTGCTTTGTTCTGAATGCGCCGATCACCGACACCGATCAACGAGACTAACATTAAATCACAGAGTTGTTACCATCGCTGAAGTAGAGACTGGAAAATACAACGATGAAATTCGCTCAAAACAACATATTCCTTGTTCCGAACATACCGAggaatatttgaaatacttttgcGACACGTGTGATGTTCCCATTTGTCGAGACTGCATTGTTCTTCGTCATCAAGGACATAAATATATTGCACCATCAGAAGCAAGAAAGACGATGGACGATAGATTTGGTACACTTATGGGTtctttacaagaaaacttaggAAAACTCAAGTCTGGGAAAGAAAATGTTGAACATGCTTTGAATACGCTAGAGGTTGAACGTAAAATGTTCCAAAAAAAATTGGAAGAACGATTTAACGTCGTTGTTGCAAATGTAAAACGTTCCAAAAAGTCGACTGAAAATGACTTTGATCGGATTGTGAAATCAAAACAAGAATCTTTACACAAACAAGGAGAATATATAGACATTGAGAGTAAAGAGTTACATGAGACAATCTCCTTTTGCAGTAATATTCTCAGATGTGGAAGTGATATTGAGATTCTTGCAATGAAAACGGAAATAAGTGAACGTTTGTCAAAATTCCAAtccttgaaaaataaagaaagttGTACAATCAAAGAATTTGACTTACCAACCTTTAAAATGAACACGGATGGAAAGGTGTTTGGATTGGTtttacaaaaaagaaaagaagataAAGGAAACTCAAATATGGAGCGTTTCATACCAGAGACATCCGTCAAAGATATTGATGGGAAAGGAGCCTATGCCTCTAAAGTCgaggaaaataaaaatatgtctCATCCTTTATGTCTTAAGTGCTCACAAATCCTTGAATGCAAAGAAAGGGAAGATAAACAAAATCCAGGTTACACCTGTGTGGCATGGGTTGACAAAGAGAAAATTGCAGTTGTCGACCAAAGAAATCAAAAGCTAAAATTGCTTGCTCTTCCAACAAATGATATTAAATCAATGGTTTTGTCTGAATGTATGGTAGTTGTTGCTTTCAAGGATGGAATAGCAAGTAAAATGGGAAAAGAGTTGATTGTCATGAACAAATCAATGGTGAAGGAAAAGGAATTTAGCGGGGTTTCCACTCTTTTGACGTGTCATCCGAATTCTGCGGAAGTAAGCTGGATCTCCGGTTTAGATAAAATATGTGTGTACAAGGAGAAGGAATTGAAAGAAGTGTTAATTCATGATCAAAATACGCCAGTGAAATTCGGTAATCCTAAGTTTGGACATGTTTTGTCGAATGGAATGTTTATTGTGTCGGATTGGGCTCAAGATTGTGTTATCATATTAAGAAAATCAGGCTacatagaaagaaaaaaatgctgTAGTCCTGGTGCCATTTCCTCGGACATGAGCAATAACATTTATGTATGTGATTACCGTCAGAGCCTTGTCGTAGTTTTCAAAGTTTCTGGAGAGACATTAACGAAATATTACATTGATTCATTCCTACCTAATCCAAGGAGTATTGCTGTAAACAGAAATGGTCGTATATTAATATCAAACGACCGTACTGTCGTTTTGGCAGAGTTGAAATag